A stretch of the Drosophila gunungcola strain Sukarami unplaced genomic scaffold, Dgunungcola_SK_2 000153F, whole genome shotgun sequence genome encodes the following:
- the LOC128265752 gene encoding uncharacterized protein DDB_G0271670, with the protein MTRLPSLHQPTTESRGNPIETTFTVRKMTSHRISGLSTILLLCAAVLLTKSCGILALSGEGSPAQDQLAAQAEPWSDATTTTIQPGEEGSGWDTTLPTELTTEANEETTLEAQEGTTVGSGEGETSTAAPETLPAGQDDSSPAAETTVVPEETSSAPEGTSSAAEDTSPAPEKTTTAEAEAEASSSSSTAGLPESSSSSSSTVAPEGSSSSTAAQPESSSSSASSASSASSSSTAEPESSSSSSSSSSSAAPGEATIAPTPPTFQCQAAGLFPHISGDCRRYHKCLLNPVLRQLQEIEVTCPALTAFSSSLGRCVRDVAECQEDSFQCLAVGRFAGHDDTYYYSCVASLQGGFHKFIVRCSSGQRFEAVIGGCWRYDWTQIVPGQEATEVSDLAAIKRELKLYKAEEKLRLKATKEQEKLAKKQQKLEEKAAKKAAKEQAKQQAKAEKDKAKGESIESAESSE; encoded by the exons ATGACACGACTACCATCACTACACCAACCAACCACCGAGTCTAGAGGCAATCCAATCGAAACCACCTTCACAGTGCGAAAGATGACGAGCCACAGGATCTCCGGGCTCTCCACCATCCTGCTGCTCTGCGCCGCCGTG CTGCTGACCAAGTCCTGCGGCATCCTGGCGCTCAGCGGCGAAGGTTCCCCGGCTCAGGACCAGCTGGCCGCCCAGGCGGAGCCATGGAGCGatgccaccaccaccaccattcAGCCGGGTGAGGAGGGTTCCGGTTGGGACACCACGTTGCCCACTGAGCTCACCACTGAGGCGAATGAGGAAACCACATTGGAGGCTCAGGAGGGCACCACAGTCGGATCTGGCGAGGGGGAGACCAGCACTGCTGCTCCGGAAACCTTACCAGCTGGCCAGGATGACTCCTCCCCAGCAGCTGAGACTACAGTCGTCCCCGAGGAGACCTCCTCTGCTCCTGAAGGTACCTCTTCCGCTGCCGAGGACACTTCACCGGCTCCAGAGAAAACAACCACAGCcgaggcagaggcagaggcttCATCCAGTTCCTCCACTGCTGGTCTTCCCGAGAGTTCGTCCAGTTCTTCCTCTACAGTCGCTCCAGAGGGCTCTAGTTCCTCCACCGCAGCTCAGCCAGAGAGTTCCTCCAGTTCCGCCAGTTCCGCCAGTTCCGCCAGTTCCTCCTCCACCGCAGAGCCAGAGAGCTCATCCAGTTCCTCCAGTTCCTCCTCCAGCGCCGCTCCTGGCGAGGCCACCATTGCACCCACTCCGCCCACTTTCCAATGCCAGGCGGCGGGACTTTTCCCGCACATTAGTGGCGACTGCAGGCGCTACCACAAGTGCCTGCTGAATCCGGTGCTGCGGCAGCTGCAGGAGATTGAGGTCACCTGTCCGGCTCTGACCGCCTTCTCATCGAGCCTGGGCAGATGCGTGCGGGACGTGGCTGAGTGCCAGGAGGACAGCTTCCAGTGCCTCGCTGTGGGTCGATTTGCCGGACACGATGACACCTACTACTACAGCTGCGTGGCCAGTTTGCAGGGCGGATTCCACAAGTTCATTGTGCGCTGCTCCAGCGGCCAGAGATTTGAGGCCGTGATCGGGGGATGCTGGCGCTATGACTGGACGCAGATTGTGCCGGGCCAGGAGGCCACGGAGGTCAGCGATCTGGCGGCCATCAAGCGGGAGCTAAAGCTGTACAAGGCCGAGGAGAAGCTGCGCCTCAAGGCCACCAAGGAGCAGGAGAAGCTGGCCAAGAAGCAGCAGAAGCTGGAGGAGAAGGCCGCCAAGAAGGCGGCCAAGGAGCAGGCCAAGCAGCAGGCGAAGGCCGAGAAGGACAAGGCCAAGGGCGAGTCCATCGAGAGTGCCGAATCCTCAGAATAG
- the LOC128265768 gene encoding uncharacterized protein LOC128265768 → MATSAIGGVGVATSSTVRRSTARATAGIQRRRVVKKHIQQKYMLCGFAIHAFLATPAYLYGNVVESDKDLVLRIWPAIVYQATGELCRSIMEHLDTEYSGRSRETTEYRRVFLLATLIACVSLMVSGILFSSAWIVVTTTTQVVAIVFYGCFAGIGSSLYLWKTHVILEAVRPREDKFVRKTIHLCGEAFCQLFLSFVFTSLRTLYGTAQSIVLMSALLVNLIPLGLIITKHREDAFTTKRISVIKAETGFAALPLRAALADQLDGLDTLSWRNPATELATASPGAAVAAAVVDTHSNYMLATDEAYVTYVNPNGVEIMEIIPEEDETVSMMRSSNATIDNYAMSASQTSHKSLSNGRLYPLAPQHPVATGTGTGSSSPLPPDYANLRRIRRMSRAVTSHLWWNLLDKIAMPLQQALLVPQLYATTLLLSADIFSYVMCLTVLPGLAVSHHALKNAEIPFLFSLLAFPWMCFSLMTPRFGTSLYKRKIQWHTLGSLCKCLALIFISFSTSKLLLSVSAVLLGFGQVVTAFLQELVFQMGMTRANWTAIRRPVHFTNGLLVLLWGALAHWVVERYSFQATVGLAGTLYGATSLLWNFLFFCCQGRD, encoded by the exons ATGGCTACCTCTGCAATCGGCGGAGTGGGTGTGGCCACCTCCAGTACGGTGCGCCGATCCACCGCCAGAGCCACCGCTGGCATCCAACGACGCCGGGTGGTCAAGAAGCACATCCAACAGAAGTACATGCTCTGCGGCTTTGCCATACAC gcTTTTCTGGCCACCCCCGCCTATTTGTACGGCAATGTGGTGGAATCGGACAAGGATCTGGTGCTGAGGATTTGGCCAGCCATTGTCTACCAGGCCACCGGTGAGCTGTGCCGCTCCATCATGGAGCACCTGGACACAGAGTACAGCGGCAGGTCGAGGGAGACCACTGAGTACAGGAGGGTCTTCCTGCTGGCCACGCTCATCGCCTGCGTTTCGCTGATGGTCAGCGGAATACTCTTCTCCTCCGCCTGGATCGTggtcaccaccaccacccaagTGGTGGCCATTGTCTTCTACGGATGCTTTGCGG GCATCGGGTCCAGCTTGTACCTGTGGAAGACGCACGTGATCCTGGAGGCAGTGCGTCCGCGGGAGGACAAGTTCGTGCGCAAGACGATCCACCTGTGCGGCGAGGCCTTCTGCCAGCTGTTCCTCTCGTTCGTGTTCACCAGCCTGAGGACCCTCTACGGCACCGCCCAGTCGATCGTGCTGATGTCCGCCCTGCTGGTGAACCTCATCCCGCTGGGCCTGATCATCACCAAGCATCGCGAGGACGCCTTCACCACGAAGCGCATTTCGGTGATCAAGGCGGAGACGGGCTTTGCGGCACTGCCTCTGCGGGCGGCACTGGCGGACCAGCTGGACGGCCTGGACACGCTTTCCTGGCGGAATCCGGCCACGGAACTGGCCACTGCCAGTCCGGGTGCCGCGGTGGCCGCCGCCGTGGTGGACACGCACAGCAACTACATGCTGGCCACCGACGAGGCCTATGTGACCTATGTGAACCCCAACGGGGTGGAGATCATGGAGATCATACCCGAGGAGGACGAGACGGTGTCCATGATGCGGTCGAGCAATGCCACCATCGACAACTATGCCATGTCCGCCTCGCAGACCTCGCACAAGTCGTTGTCCAATGGCCGCCTGTATCCATTGGCGCCCCAGCATCCGGTGGCCACGGGAACGGGCACTGGCAGCTCGTCGCCTCTGCCTCCGGACTATGCCAATCTG CGCCGCATCCGAAGGATGTCGCGGGCGGTCACCTCGCATCTGTGGTGGAATCTGCTGGACAAGATCGCCATGCCGCTGCAGCAGGCGCTGCTGGTGCCGCAGCTGTATGCCACCACGCTGCTCCTCTCGGCGGACATCTTCAGCTACGTGATGTGCCTGACGGTGCTCCCCGGACTGGCCGTCAGCCACCATGCGCTGAAGAACGCCGAGATCCCATTCCTCTTCTCCCTGCTGGCCTTCCCCTGGATGTGCTTCTCCCTGATGACGCCGCGCTTCGGGACGAGCCTCTACAAGCGCAAGATCCAGTGGCACACGCTGGGCAGCCTCTGCAAGTGCCTGGCCCTGATCT TCATCAGCTTCTCGACGTCCAAGCTGCTGCTCAGTGTGTCCGCGGTGCTGCTGGGATTCGGCCAGGTGGTGACCGCCTTCCTGCAGGAGCTGGTCTTCCAGATGGGCATGACGCGGGCCAACTGGACGGCCATCCGGCGACCGGTGCACTTCACCAACGGCCTGCTGGTGCTCCTGTGGGGCGCCCTCGCCCACTGGGTGGTGGAGCGGTACTCGTTCCAGGCAACCGTGGGATTAGCTGGAACACTCTATGGGGCGACCTCGCTGCTCTGGAACTTCCTCTTCTTCTGCTGCCAAGGCAGGGACTGA
- the LOC128265747 gene encoding uncharacterized protein LOC128265747 — MSQSPEDAVVTTLTHIGTSKAGVGASPDSTVVVANSTANPLHWRFSPAEYQHQQQQQFVAHTVHIDSSESQRFSPVSPSAGGEGNSLESLQYSPEETSSISGTNEYYPSAHYAPSEQPYYPATLNNLPVVTVPPHLLTPALPANHHQLDSSSSSEAIEQQTEHHFYQPVSDVASYQLDLLIKSNGTGDGHQDGEVVQYNEQFAGEAHSQQVGPEDGIYTDYQSEEGAYANHHIEPAEQYNTTGRETNREDIFLAWATPSSGDAFDARNERPGLLVEPSEPTEPHPLAKAVRNILELIRDICDTLTVNPEHPHAERYRCTISLLRQKLADVCHKLVDTAITGQATTQTVSLLREVFLGIELSEQQERGFREAQAKTIGQPNDTTQQGISMGLDLLKRLRQLVNGLYKPKERESETGDSGSGSEGRSGTGRVDDHQQETINTPRKRRTQEDDPQLIKYRRVDNSFPRYIPNEPAEDPNPNKSMAEREGEREHQQQGSKRLSIFNPPVYTQHRVRNNAPYMPNPFDLSDDEEPHSSVSASGLARVTPQLSFSDAVRLGQNGFGETARVNGHFSHMGHRAPPQAERSILTHELERSEHEQYLNLINTVARNNSGASSFVKPSAPPLQRSEAQPPSWSSILRGNKPRPWQQPMMLTGREDREKNRELSDYAKLISGDAEQQSRPPALPKLMSLESFNNSHASVISSSDDSDSCSSSSSSSSSGSKSFAGSVLESESSVTVTADDNSEGKKSTVSKHSGAHKSHSKGLHHRFASSIYLKDDFADQFRTRTARRLEEHEHLRELAAQDAIRSTDERREYERKLRENIFQYRVIHKPIFVIGGLDKKTEKKEAQLIPLTEAHLNRYNDLMQGPPQQVLVTKFNLNISRNDIRTLIGGTWLNDEVINFYMGLLTDRSEKRAGQLPSVYAMNTFFVPRLLQAGHSGVKRWTRKVDLFAKDIIPVPVHCNGVHWCMAIIHMRNKTIRYYDSMGKPNQTVLDALEAYLRAESLDKRKQPFDTSGFTIESVPNVPQQSNGSDCGVFSCMFAEYITRDVSLSFSQEQMEYFRKKMALEIAGGELWM, encoded by the exons ATGTCGCAGTCTCCCGAGGACGCCGTTGTgaccacactcacacacattgGCACATCCAAGGCCGGAGTCGGTGCGTCCCCAGATTCGACAGTAGTTGTGGCCAATTCGACGGCAAATCCGCTACACTGGCGCTTCTCGCCTGCTGAAtaccaacaccaacaacaacaacaattcgTGGCACACACAGTACACATTGATTCGTCCGAGAGCCAGCGATTCTCACCGGTATCGCCATCAGCAGGAGGAGAGGGTAACTCCTTGGAATCGCTGCAGTATTCGCCGGAAGAAACCTCCTCGATTTCGGGCACAAATGAGTACTACCCATCGGCACACTACGCTCCCTCTGAGCAACCCTACTATCCTGCCACACTGAACAACCTGCCGGTTGTGACAGTTCCGCCTCATCTCCTAACTCCTGCCCTGCCAGCAAATCACCATCAGCttgacagcagcagcagcagcgaggCTATCGAGCAGCAAACTGAGCACCATTTCTACCAGCCCGTATCGGATGTGGCGTCCTATCAGCTCGATTTGTTGATCAAATCCAACGGAACTGGGGACGGGCACCAGGACGGTGAGGTCGTCCAGTACAACGAGCAGTTTGCAGGTGAAGCCCACAGCCAGCAGGTTGGGCCAGAGGACGGCATATACACCGATTACCAGTCGGAGGAGGGAGCATACGCCAACCACCACATAGAGCCAGCTGAACAGTACAACACCACTGGGAGAGAAACCAATCGAGAAGACATATTCCTGGCCTGGGCCACACCGTCGTCGGGTGATGCATTTGATGCACGAAATGAGAGACCCGGACTGCTGGTAGAGCCAAGCGAGCCAACCGAGCCTCATCCTCTTGCCAAAGCCGTGCGCAACATTCTCGAGCTGATCCGCGATATCTGCGATACCTTGACCGTCAATCCAGAGCATCCGCACGCCGAGAGGTACCGCTGCACCATCAGCTTACTGCGCCAGAAGCTGGCCGATGTGTGCCACAAGCTGGTAGACACAGCTATCACCGGCCAGGCCACCACGCAGACCGTCAGCCTGCTCAGGGAGGTCTTTCTGGGCATCGAGCTATCGGAGCAACAGGAACGAGGCTTCAGGGAAGCGCAGGCGAAGACCATCGGGCAACCTAACGACACCACCCAGCAAGGCATTTCAATGGGCTTGGATCTGTTGAAGAGACTCCGTCAGCTTGTAAACGGCTTGTACAAGCCCAAAGAGAGAGAATCGGAGACCGGCGATTCGGGCTCGGGATCTGAGGGCCGAAGCGGAACGGGTCGTGTagacgaccaccagcaggaAACTATAAATACACCCCGGAAGAGACG CACCCAGGAGGACGATCCTCAACTGATCAAGTACCGGCGCGTGGACAATTCGTTTCCCCGCTACATACCGAATGAGCCTGCCGAGGACCCAAACCCAAACAAGTCCATGGCAGAGCGCGAGGGCGAGCGCGAGCATCAGCAACAGGGCTCGAAACGCCTGTCCATATTCAATCCACCTGTGTACACGCAGCACCGGGTGCGCAACAATGCGCCCTACATGCCCAACCCGTTCGATCTATCGGACGACGAGGAGCCCCACTCTTCGGTCAGTGCATCAGGATTGGCGCGTGTCACGCCGCAACTGTCCTTCTCGGATGCCGTGCGCCTGGGTCAGAATGGCTTTGGCGAGACGGCCCGTGTGAATGGCCACTTCAGCCACATGGGGCACAGGGCCCCGCCTCAGGCGGAGAGGAGCATCCTGACCCACGAGCTGGAGCGCTCGGAGCATGAGCAGTACCTCAACCTCATCAACACCGTAGCCCGCAATAATTCCGGGGCCAGTAGCTTCGTCAAGCCGAGTGCCCCGCCGCTACAGCGCTCAGAGGCCCAGCCGCCATCGTGGAGTTCAATACTGCGCGGCAACAAACCTCGTCCATGGCAGCAGCCAATGATGTTGACGGGGCGCGAGGACAGAGAGAAGAACCGCGAGCTGTCCGATTACGCCAAGTTGATCAGCGGCGACGCAGAGCAGCAGAGCCGCCCACCGGCATTACCGAAGCTTATGTCCCTCGAAAGCTTTAATAACAGTCACGCCTCCGTCATTTCCAGCAGTGATGACTCCGATAGCTGCTCGTCCAGCTCTTCTTCTAGCTCGTCCGGATCCAAATCCTTTGCCGGATCCGTACTCGAGTCTGAGTCCTCTGTGACCGTTACTGCTGATGACAACTCGGAAGGCAAAAAATCGACCGTGTCCAAACACTC TGGTGCTCACAAATCACACAGCAAAGGCTTGCATCATCGTTTTGCCAGCAGCATCTACCTGAAGGATGACTTTGCGGACCAGTTTAGAACCAGGACTGCACGTCGGCTTGAGGAACATGAACATCTCCGTGAATTGGCTGCTCAGGA TGCAATCCGCAGCACTGACGAACGCCGTGAATACGAACGTAAGCTGCGCGAAAACATTTTCCAGTACCGTGTCATTCACAAGCCCATCTTCGTCATCGGGGGCCTGGACAAGAAGACTGAGAAGAAGGAGGCACAGCTCATTCCGCTGACCGAGGCGCATTTAAACCGCTACAACGATTTGATGCAGGGCCCACCTCAGCAG GTCCTAGTTACCAAGTTCAATCTGAACATTTCTCGCAACGACATACGCACACTAATCGGAGGCACCTGGCTTAACGACGAGGTCATCAACTTCTACATGGGATTGCTGACCGATCGCTCGGAGAAGCGTGCTGGCCAACTGCCAAGTGTTTATGCCATGAACACATTCTTTGTGCCACGCCTTCTGCAGGCTGGCCATTCGGGCGTGAAGCGCTGGACCAGGAAGGTGGACTTGTTCGCCAAGGACATAATCCCGGTGCCAGTTCACTGCAACGGTGTCCACTGGTGCATGGCCATCATTCACATGCGCAACAAAACGATTCGCTACTATGATTCAATGGGAAAGCCGAACCAAACCGTGCTGGACGCTTTGGAGGCCTATCTGCGTGCGGAGTCGTTGGACAAGCGCAAGCAGCCGTTTGACACCAGCGGCTTCACAATCGAAAGTGTCCCGAATGTGCCCCAACAATCAAATGGAAGCGACTGCGGCGTCTTCAGCTGCATGTTTGCCGAGTACATTACTCGCGACGTCTCCCTCTCCTTTTCGCAGGAACAAATGGAGTACTTCCGTAAAAAGATGGCTCTGGAGATCGCCGGCGGGGAGTTGTGGATGTAG
- the LOC128265767 gene encoding post-GPI attachment to proteins factor 2-like — protein sequence MQMQQQGTGAATSSAAVDSGKGATPPPRPDLLSRRNSCSGGSGDPAAISTTISSKQEDPKEPQEQVAIHYLASFHELCVVTALLPLVTLFTCFVTAYVFQYDDVHETHCRVYNIIPSISAITGVSPQRYFWRFSIALHIGPRIPIAFVYKNYYRSQLRRISPAQVPRTSLLITLILVFNCIEIAALGGVTYISNRENYPVHERIFITFMICSLCYMLATIKLNGILNVGQTLSEHQRQSIKWKKILFAISIVSTIGLLVFFAKHRFYCHDLAFSWFAFFEYLIAIANMLFHFTIIWDFPSQFMMIVQGPRENLAQYLSTRPKVD from the exons atgcaaatgcagcagcagggAACAGGAGCGGCGACGTCATCGGCGGCAGTAGATAGCGGAAAGGGGGCGACGCCCCCCCCGCGCCCGGACCTGCTGTCCAGGAGGAACAGCTGCTCCGGCGGATCCGGCGACCCAGCAGCG ATCAGCACAACGATTAGCTCCAAGCAGGAGGATCCCAAGGAGCCGCAGGAGCAGGTGGCCATCCACTACCTGGCCAGCTTCCACGAGCTCTGCGTGGTCACCGCCCTGCTGCCGCTGGTGACGCTCTTCACGTGCTTCGTGACCGCCTACGTCTTCCAGTACGACGATGTACACGAGACACATTGCCGC GTCTACAATATAATACCCTCGATAAGTGCAATTACCGGCGTCAGTCCGCAGCGCTACTTCTGGCGCTTCAGCATTGCGCTGCACATCGGACCGCGCATCCCCATCGCCTTCGTCTACAAGAACTACTACCGTTCGCAGCTGCGTCGGATTAGTCCCGCCCAGGTGCCTCGGACCAGCCTGCTCATCACGCTGATCCTGGTGTTCAACTGCATCGAGATCGCGGCCCTGGGCGGCGTCACCTATATTTCGAATCGAGAGAACTACC CCGTTCACGAGCGCATCTTCATCACGTTTATGATATGTTCGCTGTGCTACATGCTGGCCACGATCAAGCTGAACGGCATCCTGAACGTCGGACAAACGCTGAGCGAGCACCAGCGCCAGTCCATCAAGTGGAAGAAGATCCTCTTCGCCATCTCCATCGTGAGCACCATCGGACTGCTGGTGTTCTTCGCCAAACACCGATTCTACTGTCACGACTTGG CCTTCAGTTGGTTTGCCTTCTTTGAGTACTTGATCGCAATCGCCAACATGCTGTTCCACTTCACCATAATCTGGGACTTCCCCTCGCAGTTCATGATGATCGTGCAGGGTCCCCGCGAGAATCTCGCCCAGTACTTGAGCACCAGGCCGAAAGTGGACTAG
- the LOC128265748 gene encoding transmembrane protein 185B produces the protein MNLESLFRDFNPCKFIVHCSLFTFVTLFALRLDNYIDWPYWAIFTPLWIWKCTAILGAIVGAIVWCRYPHYRLEGDAYTQFKAMLISLALHLILLMFELLACDKLTSDRHLWVLVFIPLIFGSVVSVGACVWAVKHDRSFELELFLAVNALQFVSLPLKLDRFVYWNWDVVFVPMWIVICLSLVSVLYNIIFCGIMMRTPEVSLQQKKAALNAAVGNICTVLPLLCFQVVICDKLDGELKFPYIVVFSPLLVSILALIILSFTAKGGNMWWFGIRKSFSQFLLSAMPFLQEYGNISYHAETHSNGGQSVPLDATSSSTSMAASEQLHEFGKHDKKGKKGAKNDILKPVVPFVSIDLPD, from the exons ATTGGCCCTACTGGGCGATTTTCACACCGCTGTGGATATGGAAGTGCACCGCCATCCTGGGCGCCATTGTGGGTGCTATCGTGTGGTGTCGGTATCCACACTATCGCCTCGAGGGAGACGCCTACACGCAGTTCAAGGCGATGCTCATCTCGCTGGCCCTGCACCTGATCCTGCTGATGTTCGAGCTGCTGGCCTGCGATAAGCTGACCTCGGATCGCCACCTCTGGGTGCTGGTCTTCATCCCGCTGATCTTCGGATCGGTGGTGAGCGTGGGCGCCTGTGTCTGGGCCGTCAAGCACGATCGTTCCTTCGAACTGGAGCTCTTCCTGGCCGTCAATGCGCTTCAGTTCGTGTCGCTGCCACTGAAACTGGACCGCTTTGTCTACTGGAACTGGGACGTGGTGTTCGTACCCATGTGGATCGTAATATGCCTGAGTTTGGTCAGCGTTCTGTACAACATCATCTTCTGCGGCATCATGATGCGGACGCCGGAGGTGTCACTGCAGCAGAAGAAGGCGGCGCTTAACGCGGCGGTGGGCAACATCTGCACGGTGCTCCCATTGCTCTGCTTTCAG GTGGTCATCTGCGACAAGCTGGACGGCGAGCTGAAGTTCCCGTACATCGTGGTCTTCTCACCGCTGCTCGTCTCCATCCTGGCCCTGATCATCCTCAGCTTCACGGCCAAGGGCGGCAACATGTGGTGGTTCGGCATCCGCAAGTCCTTCAGCCAGTTCCTGCTGTCGGCTATGCCGTTCCTGCAGGAGTACGGCAACATCAGCTACCACGCCGAGACGCACAGCAATGGCGGGCAATCCGTGCCGCTGGACGCAACCTCCTCATCGACGAGCATGGCGGCCAGCGAGCAGCTGCACGAGTTCGGGAAGCACGACAAGAAGGGCAAGAAGGGGGCTAAGAACGACATCCTCAAGCCGGTGGTGCCGTTCGTCAGCATCGACCTGCCGGACTAG